In the Desulfuromonas sp. DDH964 genome, CGCCCCGCAGCAAGCGCAGAACCACTTCACGCTTGCGGGCAGCGCTCCAACGTTGCCCTTCGGCCAAAGGCCCAGTGACTGTTTCGTTCTTGTTGTTTGTTGTCATTATTAATCTCCTTGGACATCGGGATTCTATCCCAAATCAGTGTCCAAGAAAACTGGTGCCGCTATAGACCTAACAAATCGCAAAAAAGCGAACACGGATACAGGGGTTATTTGCCGCTCTGGCTTGCTCGCCACAACAAAGAGGTCTTTGGCGGGCTCTACGTTGCTGGTATTGTCTACACAATTTGGGTGTCGGTTTACGCCGCTACCTATACAATTCACTGCAGGCGGCACAACCCTGACAGGCCGTGGCCTGAACTCAAGCGTCAGACGCCACAACCCATTCCTCCTGTCACCAATTTTTACCAACTCCGCAACCTGGAGACACCCATGCCAAAGCCAATCATTAACATTGCCGATGTCGAGCTTGGGCCGCGCCCTCCCGGCTTCGCCCCTTCCGGATCCGCGGCAGAGAGATTCGACGCCCGGATGGGATTTATTGGCCCGCGCGTTGGCGCACAAAAACTCGTTTACAACATCACCGCTGTGCCGCCGGGGAAACGCGCATTCCCTTTTCACAACCACCGCGTCAACGAAGAGATGGTTTTTGTCCTGCAGGGGACCGGCGAAGTCCGGATCGGCGAGAGCGTCTACCCAATCCGCCCCGGTGACGTAATCGCTCTTCCTACCGGCGGAAAAGAGAGCGCCCACCAGATCACCAACACGGGGGCCGAAGAATTGCGCTATCTCGCCGTGAGTACCAAGCTCTCGCCCGAGATCGCCGAATACCCCGACTCGGGAAAATTTGGCGTCCTGGCCGAGTTCGGTGCAGACTCCGAGGGCAAGGCGCAGCGCTTTGTCTTCGTTGGTCGCGCCGACGCATCCCTCGACTACTGGGAGGGGGAGTGACTCTTACGGCAGCAGACTGCTGCCTCCCGAACCCCTGACCCTCATGCCGACGCTCCATTACCTCGCCTATGGCTCCAACATGCACCCGCTGCGGTTACGCGAACGATGTCCAAGTGCGCTTCCCCTGGGGGTCGTGGAGCTGCCGGGCATGGTGGTGCGCGATGCAAAACGCAGCGAGGACGGTTCGGGGAAGTGCACCTTTATCAACCAGCCGGGGCATCTCGCCTTTGGCGTCCTCTATGCGATGGATGCATTGGAACAACCTCTCCTGGATCGGGCCGAAGGGCTGGGCCAGGGGTATGATGTTCGACCGTTCCGGGTTTCGCTGGCGGGAGTGGTCTATTCCCCCATCGCCTATGTGGTCCGGCCCTCCCACTTCGATTTGTCGCTGCGCCCCTACGACTGGTACCAGGCGATGGTCGTAGGCGGGGCGCGCCATATGGGTATGCCGGAAGAGTACATCGCCGAGTTGGACGCGGTTGAGGCCATTATTGACTTGGACGCAGTACGGCGAGAAAATGAACGGGCACGGCTGCGAAGGATGGGATGCCTGCGATAGCCGAAGTCCTTATCCGCCCAGGACGTGGTGCAACAGCCAGGGCTAAAGCCCAATATCTCTTTAACCTCCAGGTATGGTGACGACGATGTTCACGCTACGGAAAGTGTTGGTCGGGATTTTGTTGCTTGCTGTTTCCCCGGTAACAAGCTCATTCGCGCAACCCGCGGCAGAGGCCGATGCCGAGTCCCTGAACCGCGGCAGGTATCTGGCCAGGATCGCCGGCTGTAACGACTGCCATACGGCCGGGTACGCCCAATCCGGCGGAAATATCCCGGAAGCACAATGGTTGATGGGCGACCAACTCGGCTGGCGTGGCCCCTGGGGTACGACCTATTCCAGCAACCTGCGACTCTACATGCAGAACTTTTCCGAGGACCAATGGGTCCAGATCGCCAGGACAGCCCAATTCCGGCCGCCGATGCCTTGGTTTGCCCTCCGTGACATGACTGAGGGCGACCTGCGCGCCATCTACCGCTTCGTCCGGCAGCTTGGCGACGCTGGCGCGCCGGCACCTTCCTTCGTCCCTCCCGGGCAGGAACCGAAGGGGCCATTCGTGTTGTTTCCAGCGCCGCCATCGGCAAAATGAGGCCGGAATCAACGGCTATACCATCTCTCGCGGCATCGCAGTGGGAGTGCAACGTGCGAATCTTCGGTCTGGTTGTTAGAGGAGGGCATTCGTGCCAGGCCTGCAAACATGGAAATAGGTGGAATATTTGAAGAGGGCAATCGTGCCAGGCCTGCAAACATGGAAATAGGTGGAATATTTGAAGAGGGCAATCGTGTCAGGCCTGCAAACATGGAAATAGCCGAAATTGCACGATTGCAGGCCTGACACGAAAGCTTTGCAAGTACATTGATTTGGGAATTTTTTGCCAAGCACGCGCTGCCATGACAGAAAAGTCGGCGCTGGCGGGACGGCAAGAATATGCCGTGACAGGGAAAATCAGATGCCCGACCTGTCAGCCCACACGGGCGCTGCGCGATAAAGCCACATAGGCCGGTTACTTCTACGTTAGTGAAATGACCCCCAGGATAATTGTGCATGGACGCCAACCGATATCGATATGAATCCCCTGCCGCCCCCGTGGTCTCGGCCATCGCGTTGGCTGCCGGGGCTGGGCTGACCGGGCTGGCGCTGAGACTGGAGGATGCCCCGCTCCTGGTCGAAATCCTCCTCTGGTGTTTCGCCGTTCTGATGGCCCTCGTGCTGCTCGGCACCCTGCTGCGGACTTCCGTGACCGTCAACGGCGAAGGACATTTTCGCATGACCAAAACGTTGGCGGGATTCCCGCTCGGCAAGGTTTGCCTGCACAACGGCGAGGTTCGGGCCGTAGAACTGCACCGCACCCTGACGCCGGGTCTGGAGCACGCCAACACGTTGAGCAGCAGCCCCGACAAGCCGCGCTATCGTCTGGAGATAGTTCACGGCCAGGGGAAACATCTCGTCGCGGCCTCCGCCGGCAAGGGCCTCCAGAGCGAGGCGATCCGGCTGGCCAAGGCGCTCGATTGCCCCCTGGAGAAAACGGGGGACTGGGCACGCTAGGGGAATCTCCGGAATTGCTTTTTGCGGAACCAAATTCCTCACGGTGCCAAGGGGAACCAAACATGCGATATTTCGCTCTACTGTTCGGGATTTTGCTCCTTTTCGGCCTGGGGGGCTGCTCGTCACGGCAGCTCTACGAGTCCGGCCAGAGCTGGCAACGCAACCAGTGCAACCAGATCTTCGATGCGCTGGAACGCAGCCGCTGCCTGGAGAGTACCAGCTCCTCCTTCGAAGAGTACCGCCGGGAATCCGAAGCGGTGAGGAACGCCAGGTAGGAAGCGGTGGCAATCCTCCCTCTTTGAAGAGGCAATCGTGTCAGGCCTGCAAATATGGAAATAGCTGAAATTGCACGATTGCAGGCCTGACAAGAAAACTCTGCCGACACGGAAACTCTGTCTAGTCTCGGCAACTCACGGCTCAAAGAATTGCGCAGCTAACCATTCTCTCAATTTGACTTAACTGTTGCACGGTATCCGTGTAAGCGTTAAAATCTATGCGGAGGGTTCGACAGGGTGATTGCATCATTTGGCGACAAGCTGACGGAAGCGCTGTATCACGGCACCAGCGACAAAGACCTTCGTCGGCTGCCGTTGGAAATCGTCAACCGCACCCTTCGCAAACTCGACATGCTCAATGCCGCCCACGATGTTCTGGATCTGCGCTCTCCCCCGGGTAATCGCCTGGAAGCGTTGCAGGGAGACCTTGCGGGACTGTTCAGTATCCGGGTCAACGACCAATGGCGGATCGTGTTTCGCTGGCAGGGCGGTAACGCCTACGAAGTGCGCCTGACCGATTATCACTAGAGGCGCCAAGGAGAGAAACCATGATCCCTGAAAACCGCATCCCGTCCCATCCCGGGAAAATCCTCAAGGAAGAGTTCCTCGACGAACTCGGCGTCAGCCAAGTTGCGTTCGCCGCGCACATCAAGGTTCCGGTTCAACGCGTCAACGAGATCGTCCGGGGCAAGCGCGGCATCACCTCGGATACCGCCTGGCTACTGGCGCAGGCTCTCGATACCACCCCCGAGTTCTGGCTCAACCTACAGGGGACTTACGACCTGGCACTGAACCGTCCGGAAAGGAGAATCGAGAAACTGCGCATGGCCAGCTGACTTTTCGGGAGAAACAAGAGGGGCAGGGTCAGGTCTCAACCTTTGACACATTCAGCTTCTTTGATAGAGGTCATTAGTGAACGAGCGGCTGGAGGCAAACCTGAGGAGTGTCAAAAGTTGAGATCTGAGACCCCTATGTGCTGATTCGGGCGGAGGATGGCATGGACAGGAATCTGGAAAAACGCAAACTGGCGCGGTCCCGAAGCGACAAGATGATCGGCGGGGTCTGCGGCGGGATTGCGGAATATTTTGGCTGGACCCCGTGGGTGGTGCGCTTCGTCTACGTCCTGGTGAGTATCCTCAGCGCCGCCTTTCCGGGCATCCTCATCTATCTGCTGCTCTGGGTGCTGATGCCGAAAGCCGAGGAGTAGCGGCGCCAGGGGAGGGGGGGCAGAATCAAGAGGCCGCCGGTCCGGAATGCTCCGGGCGGGCGGCCTGTTTCGTTCTTGGGGGGAAGGAAACGGGGCGCTGCTGGGCGGGCAGGGCTAGCGGCGGCTCCCTTTCTGCTTTTTCAGTTTGCGCTCCTCGGTGGCCGGTTCCTGCCGGCGCCCGGCCAGGGTTTTGATCGCGTACCAGTTGAGCCAGAGGACGCCGGCGACACCGAGGGCGCCGACATACTCGAGGTTGCTCTTGACGCCGGTCTGGAACAGGTCGAGGAGAAAGACGCCGTAGAAGCAGAGGGCGATCAGCTTGTTGGCCCACAGCGCCCAGCCGCCGCTCAGGCGCCAGACCGCGCTGAGGATGTAGATGTTGCCGAGGCCGTAGCCGATGGCGACGTAGCCGAAGACCCGGTCCCACTGGGGCACGCCGCTGGCGTTGAGCAGGCCGAGGGCATAGTAGACGAAGATGAAGGAGGTGACGGCGCTGAAGAGGGCCAGCCCCTTTTCGAAGGTCGTATTCGCTTTGCTCATCAGTTGGCCTCGGTCTCGGGTCAGGGCGTGGCGCCCGGGGATCGGACGGTGCCACAGTTTAGCAACCCGGTTGCCGTCGGTTCAAGCCGAATCATCCATTTATCTGCCCTTCTTCCCCCTTGCCTGATGCGGCGATCCCTTTTATAGTAGGCATTCCTATCCCTTATCCTCTCTCGCTCCCGGAGGTTGCTCGTGCTTTCCAGCAAGTATCGTATCCATGCCATGCTGATCCTGGTCGCCCTGGTGATCATCTTTTTTCCACAGTTCAGCGAGCGCCCCCCCAAGGAAAAGGCGGCGGCAGCGCGGACGGCGGCAGCGGCCTTCCTGCAGCAGGTCGACCAGGACGCCTTCGCCGCGAGCTGGCAGAACGCCGCCAGCCTGCTGAAAGAGAAGGTCACCGAGGCAGAGTGGGTCGACAAGCTCAACAAGATCCGCTCGATCGCCGGCCCGATGGTGACGCGGACCGAGGACTCGATCTCCTACAGCACCACGGCCAAGGAGAGCCCGGACGGGGAATATATCCTCCTCACCTACGACACCACCTACAAAGCCCGGGGGAAGGCCAGCGAGATCGTCACCGTGATGCTCGACAAGGACGGAACCTGGCGGGTTGCCGGCTACTTCGTCAAGTAAAGCGCTAAACCGGTTTATTCGCCTTCCGTAACGCTGAGTATAGAGTTTCCGGCACCCTCCAGGTTTTTACGGTCGAATCAAGGATACCGATGGCAGCCAGTGAACTGCAATTTCTGATGGACCTGCAGGGGCCGATGGCCGCGATCATCAATGCCAGTCACAATGGCATTATGATCCTGGACGACCGGGGCATCGTCACTTGCTATAACTTGGCTGCGTCCCGGATTTTCAACGAACCGACGGAGACGATTGTCGGCCAGCATTTTTCCCGGGTTCGACCCGAGGCCTGGCCCGACCTGAAACGCGTATTGGAGACGGGCGAGCCCCAGTTGGGCCGCAAAATCACTCTTCCCCAGGCGACGATCATCGTCAATCGCAGTCCAATCGTCCTTGCTGGAAAGATTGTTGGTGCGTTGTCGATCTTCCAGGATATCTCCGCATACGAATCCATCATCTCCAAGTTACAGGGGTATCAAACCCTGCACCGCGAGTTGGAAGCCATTTTCGAGTCTTCCGAGGATGGTCTCTATATCGCCGATGGCAAGGCGGTTACTATCCGCGTCAACAGCGCTTACGAACGAATCACCGGCCTTTCCCGGGCCAATCTGCTTGGTAGAAACATGCAAACCCTGGTCTCCGAGCAGGTCTTTGACTGTTCGGCGACGCTCGAAGTTCTGGCGAAACGCCGCCAGGTCAATATGCTCCAGCATATCCGCGGGGGCAAACAGGTGATGGTGACCGGGACACCGATCTTCAACGATGACGACGACATCGTCCTGATTGTGACCAACGTTCGGGACATCACCGAGCTGAATCATCTGCGGGCCGAACTCGATGACAGCCGGCTGCTCAGCAACCGCTACTACCAGTCGATTTTGGAACAGGAAGAGCTTGGGCAGATGCTCAAGGATATGGTGGTCAAGAGCAAGTCGATGGTTCAGGTGGTTCACCGGGCAGTTAAGGTAGCAGCTTCTGACATCTCGGTCCTCCTCAGTGGTGAATCGGGTACCGGGAAGACCATGCTGGCCAAGGCGATTCACCAGATGAGCCGGCGCAAGGATCGCCCCTTCGTGAAGATCAACTGCGGAACCATCCCGGAATCACTGATCGAAAGCGAGCTTTTCGGCTATGAGAAAGGGGCATTTACCGGGGCCCGTGGCGAGGGGAAGGCCGGCTTAATCGAGGCTGCCCATAGCGGAACCCTCTTCCTCGATGAAATTGGCGAACTTAAGCCGGATCTGCAGGTCAAGTTGCTGGAGGTGATCGAGGAGCGGACGTTTACCCGCGTCGGCGGCACCAAGCCGGTGACAGTTGATGTCAGGATCATTGCCGCGACGCACCGCGACCTTCCGGAGATGATGAAGAATCACCAGTTTCGGGAAGATCTTTTCTACCGACTCAATGTGGTTCCCATCGAGATTCCGCCGCTGCGTGCCCGGCGGGAGGATGTCCCCCCGCTGGTCCAGAAGTTTCTCGAAGAATTCAATAAGAAAAACGCCACCAACAAACGCTTGACACCGACCGTTCTCAACACCCTGCAGAGCTTCTCCTACCCGGGGAATGTCCGCCAGTTGCTCAACATTCTCGAGCAGATGGCGGTCATGTCCGAGAATGAAACGATTGGAGCGGAAGACCTGCCGCTCGAACTCGACTCCGGAATTTCGACCGACGCAGGCGGCGGTTTGCCCTTGAGTCTGAAGGATGCCCTGGACCGGCTGGAAAAGCAAATGATCCAGGAAGCCCTGAAGAATGCTCCCACTGAAATGGCAGCGGCCCGGGCTCTCGATATTCATACCACCACCCTGTGGCGCAAGGCGAGTAAGCACGGCTTGAAGTAGCATTGCATATTTGCAATGACCTTTTCATTCCCGCAATAATCCCTCCCTAGCATCCCGATAAATAAGGCCAAATCCCCACCGACACTCCCGCCTTATTCTGTGGGCTATTGCATGTTTGCAATAGTCATTTTCGCGTCAGTCAAAAAAAATATAGTTTTATATGTAAAAACAAGATGTTGCAATATTTCGAATTGGTGGCACGCTCATTGCTAAAACATTGATTGATTATTTTCAGGGGGCTCTCACCAAGGATTCGCCCCTGGCATTGTGCGAGGACCGATGCCGGCAATTTCGCCACCAACGGCCGCGCGCCCCAGTTCTCATGGAGGAAAACATGGTACAGCGAACTCACAGTGGTAAACGTCTCCTGTCTCGTTTGGCAAGCTTGCTTCTGCTTCCTGTCCTGTTCATCGGCCTTCCCGCCGCAGCGGATGCAGAAGAGGGGAGCTTCAATCTCGGGCTGGTCACCTTCCTTTCCGGCGGAGCCGCAGGGCCCTTTGGAGTGCCGGCGCGCAATGCCGCTGAACTGGTGATCGAGGCGATCAACAATGGCACTCTGCCAGCTCCCTACAACAGCAAAGGAGTCGCTGGCCTGCCGATCGACCCGACCATCATCGACGAGGCCGGTGGTGGTACCAAGCAGGTCGGAGAGTTCCGCAACCTGGTGCAGCGCAAGAATGTCGATGCGGTCATTGGTTACATCTCCAGCGGCGATTGCCTGGCGATCGCGCCAGTTGCCGAGGAACTCGGCGCCTTAACCATCTTTTTTGATTGTGGTACCCCGCGGGTTTTCGAAGAGAACGCCTACAAGTATGTCTTCCGTACCGGTCCCACCTCGACGATGGACAATGTGGCTGCCGCCCGTTACGTTCTCGATCTCAAACCCGATCTCAAGTCGGTGGCTGGTATTAACCAGAATTACGCCTGGGGCCAGGACTCCTGGAATGACTTCAAGGGCGCGCTGGAGGTTCTGAAGCTGGGCGTTGAAATCAAGACCGAGCAATTCCCGAAGATCTATGCCGGGCAGTACGGTTCGGAAATTTCCGCCCTGATGGTCAGCCATCCCCAATTCATCCATTCAAGTTTCTGGGGCGGTGATATGGAAGGGCTGGTTTTGCAGGGTGCCGCTCGTGGCCTGTTTGAAGATCACACTGGAGTCTTTACCTGTGGAGAAACGGCAATGTATCGTCTCTCTGACCAGATTGCCGAAGGGACAGTACTCGGCGGGCGTGGACCGTTCGGGGTTTTCGCTCCGAGCAATGCCCTTAATGACTGGTTTCGTACCAACTACATCGCCCGCTTCGGTACCCCACCAACCTATCCCTCCTACAAGATGGCCCAGGCCTTACTTGGGTTGAAAACCGCTGCCGACAAGGCATCTGCCGGCAAACCAGGCAAGCCGAACAAGGACCAGATTGCCGCCGCCCTGACCAATCTCGAATTCGAGGCACCGAGCGGAACGGTACGCATGGCGCTTGGCAACGGGCATCAGGCGGTTCA is a window encoding:
- a CDS encoding PspC domain-containing protein; the protein is MDRNLEKRKLARSRSDKMIGGVCGGIAEYFGWTPWVVRFVYVLVSILSAAFPGILIYLLLWVLMPKAEE
- a CDS encoding type II toxin-antitoxin system RelE/ParE family toxin gives rise to the protein MIASFGDKLTEALYHGTSDKDLRRLPLEIVNRTLRKLDMLNAAHDVLDLRSPPGNRLEALQGDLAGLFSIRVNDQWRIVFRWQGGNAYEVRLTDYH
- a CDS encoding cytochrome C; its protein translation is MFTLRKVLVGILLLAVSPVTSSFAQPAAEADAESLNRGRYLARIAGCNDCHTAGYAQSGGNIPEAQWLMGDQLGWRGPWGTTYSSNLRLYMQNFSEDQWVQIARTAQFRPPMPWFALRDMTEGDLRAIYRFVRQLGDAGAPAPSFVPPGQEPKGPFVLFPAPPSAK
- a CDS encoding DUF4019 domain-containing protein, yielding MLSSKYRIHAMLILVALVIIFFPQFSERPPKEKAAAARTAAAAFLQQVDQDAFAASWQNAASLLKEKVTEAEWVDKLNKIRSIAGPMVTRTEDSISYSTTAKESPDGEYILLTYDTTYKARGKASEIVTVMLDKDGTWRVAGYFVK
- a CDS encoding sigma-54 interaction domain-containing protein codes for the protein MAASELQFLMDLQGPMAAIINASHNGIMILDDRGIVTCYNLAASRIFNEPTETIVGQHFSRVRPEAWPDLKRVLETGEPQLGRKITLPQATIIVNRSPIVLAGKIVGALSIFQDISAYESIISKLQGYQTLHRELEAIFESSEDGLYIADGKAVTIRVNSAYERITGLSRANLLGRNMQTLVSEQVFDCSATLEVLAKRRQVNMLQHIRGGKQVMVTGTPIFNDDDDIVLIVTNVRDITELNHLRAELDDSRLLSNRYYQSILEQEELGQMLKDMVVKSKSMVQVVHRAVKVAASDISVLLSGESGTGKTMLAKAIHQMSRRKDRPFVKINCGTIPESLIESELFGYEKGAFTGARGEGKAGLIEAAHSGTLFLDEIGELKPDLQVKLLEVIEERTFTRVGGTKPVTVDVRIIAATHRDLPEMMKNHQFREDLFYRLNVVPIEIPPLRARREDVPPLVQKFLEEFNKKNATNKRLTPTVLNTLQSFSYPGNVRQLLNILEQMAVMSENETIGAEDLPLELDSGISTDAGGGLPLSLKDALDRLEKQMIQEALKNAPTEMAAARALDIHTTTLWRKASKHGLK
- a CDS encoding cupin domain-containing protein, coding for MPKPIINIADVELGPRPPGFAPSGSAAERFDARMGFIGPRVGAQKLVYNITAVPPGKRAFPFHNHRVNEEMVFVLQGTGEVRIGESVYPIRPGDVIALPTGGKESAHQITNTGAEELRYLAVSTKLSPEIAEYPDSGKFGVLAEFGADSEGKAQRFVFVGRADASLDYWEGE
- a CDS encoding HigA family addiction module antitoxin, with the translated sequence MIPENRIPSHPGKILKEEFLDELGVSQVAFAAHIKVPVQRVNEIVRGKRGITSDTAWLLAQALDTTPEFWLNLQGTYDLALNRPERRIEKLRMAS
- a CDS encoding gamma-glutamylcyclotransferase family protein, with translation MPTLHYLAYGSNMHPLRLRERCPSALPLGVVELPGMVVRDAKRSEDGSGKCTFINQPGHLAFGVLYAMDALEQPLLDRAEGLGQGYDVRPFRVSLAGVVYSPIAYVVRPSHFDLSLRPYDWYQAMVVGGARHMGMPEEYIAELDAVEAIIDLDAVRRENERARLRRMGCLR
- a CDS encoding ABC transporter substrate-binding protein; translated protein: MVQRTHSGKRLLSRLASLLLLPVLFIGLPAAADAEEGSFNLGLVTFLSGGAAGPFGVPARNAAELVIEAINNGTLPAPYNSKGVAGLPIDPTIIDEAGGGTKQVGEFRNLVQRKNVDAVIGYISSGDCLAIAPVAEELGALTIFFDCGTPRVFEENAYKYVFRTGPTSTMDNVAAARYVLDLKPDLKSVAGINQNYAWGQDSWNDFKGALEVLKLGVEIKTEQFPKIYAGQYGSEISALMVSHPQFIHSSFWGGDMEGLVLQGAARGLFEDHTGVFTCGETAMYRLSDQIAEGTVLGGRGPFGVFAPSNALNDWFRTNYIARFGTPPTYPSYKMAQALLGLKTAADKASAGKPGKPNKDQIAAALTNLEFEAPSGTVRMALGNGHQAVQEMVYGQYTKKSGKPEVYNVKRYPAECVNPPEGVTSAEWIKTSLKATPCK